The following are from one region of the Vidua chalybeata isolate OUT-0048 chromosome 12, bVidCha1 merged haplotype, whole genome shotgun sequence genome:
- the BRK1 gene encoding protein BRICK1 has protein sequence MSVQEDPVQREIHQDWANREYIEVITSSIKKIADFLNSFDMSCRSRLATLNEKLTALERRIEYIEARVTKGETLT, from the exons atGTCGGTGCAGGAGGACCCGGTGCAGCGGGAGATCCACCAGGACTGGGCCAACCGCGAGTACATCGAGGTGATCACCAGCTCCATCAAGAAAATCGCGGACTTCCTCAACTCCTTCG ACATGTCGTGCCGGTCCCGGCTGGCCACCCTGAACGAGAAGCTGACGGCGCTGGAGCGGAGAATCGAGTACATCGAAGCCCGG GTCACCAAGGGAGAGACGCTGACATAG